From a single Sebastes umbrosus isolate fSebUmb1 chromosome 17, fSebUmb1.pri, whole genome shotgun sequence genomic region:
- the arrb2a gene encoding arrestin, beta 2a isoform X1, which yields MGDKAGTRVFKKSSPNCKVTVYLGKRDFVDHLDHVDAVDMTDGVILVDPEYLKDRKVFVTLTCAFRYGREDLDVLGLSFRKDLYISTFQAFPPVPEEKKPNSRLQERLLKKLGQHAHPFYFTIPQNLPCSVTLQPGPEDTGKACGVDFEIRAFCAKSIEEKIHKRNSVRLVIRKVQYAPEKPGPQPMVETTRSFLMSDRSLHLEASLDKELYYHGEPISVNVHVTNNSTKTVKRVKISVRQYADICLFSTAQYKCPVAQLEADDQVSSSSTFCKVYTLTPTLDKNREKRGLALDGKLKHEDTNLASSTIVKDVTNKEVLGILVSYRVKVKLVVSRGGLLRGMLDRDVSVELPFILMHPKPVEPPLSRPQSAVPEMDPPIDTNLIEFDTNSISQDDDFVFEDFARLRLKGVVDDKDEDC from the exons AGTTTTCAAGAAGTCGAGCCCCAACTGTAAG GTGACAGTGTACCTGGGAAAGAGAGACTTTGTGGATCACCTGGACCACGTGGACGCAGTAG ACATGACAGATGGCGTGATCCTCGTCGACCCCGAGTACCTGAAGGACAGGAAAG TCTTCGTCACGCTCACCTGTGCGTTCCGATATGGCCGTGAGGACCTGGACGTCCTGGGTCTGTCCTTCAGGAAGGATCTCTACATATCCACCTTCCAG gCCTTCCCTCCGGTGCCGGAGGAGAAGAAACCCAACAGCCGGCTGCAGGAGAGGCTGCTGAAGAAACTGGGCCAGCATGCACACCCCTTCTACTTCACT attCCTCAGAACCTCCCATGTTCAGTCACTTTACAGCCCGGTCCAGAGGACACCGGGAAG GCCTGCGGCGTGGACTTTGAGATCAGAGCTTTCTGTGCCAAGTCAATAGAAGAGAAGATCCACAAGAG GAACTCGGTGCGTCTGGTGATCAGGAAGGTCCAGTACGCTCCGGAGAAGCCCGGTCCTCAGCCGATGGTGGAGACGACCCGCAGCTTCCTGATGTCTGACAGATCCCTACACCTGGAGGCCTCTCTGGACAAGGAG CTGTATTACCACGGAGAGCCCATCAGCGTCAACGTTCACGTCACCAACAACTCCACCAAGACCGTCAAGAGAGTCAAGATCTCCG TGCGTCAGTATGCAGATATCTGCCTGTTCAGTACTGCCCAGTATAAATGTCCAGTGGCCCAGCTGGAGGCAGA TGACCAGGTGTCGTCCAGCTCCACCTTCTGTAAGGTGTACACTCTGACCCCGACGCTCGACAAGAACCGAGAGAAGAGAGGACTCGCTCTGGACGGGAAGCTGAAACACGAAGACACCAACCTGGCCTCCTCcaccat agTGAAGGATGTCACCAACAAGGAGGTTCTGGGGATTCTGGTGTCCTACAGAGTCAAAGTCAAGCTGGTGGTCTCACGTGGAGg GCTGCTGAGAGGCATGTTGGACAG gGACGTGTCGGTGGAGCTGCCGTTCATCTTAATGCATCCTAAACCCGTGGAGCCGCCGCTGTCCCGCCCGCAGTCAG ctgTGCCAGAGATGGACCCCCCCATCGACACCAATTTGATAGAATTCGACACAAA CAGCATCTCCCAGGACGACGACTTCGTCTTCGAGGACTTCGCCCGTCTGCGGCTCAAAGGCGTCGTGGACGACAAAGACGAGGACTGCTAG
- the arrb2a gene encoding arrestin, beta 2a isoform X3 gives MGDKAGTRVFKKSSPNCKVTVYLGKRDFVDHLDHVDAVDMTDGVILVDPEYLKDRKVFVTLTCAFRYGREDLDVLGLSFRKDLYISTFQAFPPVPEEKKPNSRLQERLLKKLGQHAHPFYFTIPQNLPCSVTLQPGPEDTGKACGVDFEIRAFCAKSIEEKIHKRNSVRLVIRKVQYAPEKPGPQPMVETTRSFLMSDRSLHLEASLDKELYYHGEPISVNVHVTNNSTKTVKRVKISVRQYADICLFSTAQYKCPVAQLEADDQVSSSSTFCKVYTLTPTLDKNREKRGLALDGKLKHEDTNLASSTIVKDVTNKEVLGILVSYRVKVKLVVSRGGDVSVELPFILMHPKPVEPPLSRPQSAVPEMDPPIDTNLIEFDTNSISQDDDFVFEDFARLRLKGVVDDKDEDC, from the exons AGTTTTCAAGAAGTCGAGCCCCAACTGTAAG GTGACAGTGTACCTGGGAAAGAGAGACTTTGTGGATCACCTGGACCACGTGGACGCAGTAG ACATGACAGATGGCGTGATCCTCGTCGACCCCGAGTACCTGAAGGACAGGAAAG TCTTCGTCACGCTCACCTGTGCGTTCCGATATGGCCGTGAGGACCTGGACGTCCTGGGTCTGTCCTTCAGGAAGGATCTCTACATATCCACCTTCCAG gCCTTCCCTCCGGTGCCGGAGGAGAAGAAACCCAACAGCCGGCTGCAGGAGAGGCTGCTGAAGAAACTGGGCCAGCATGCACACCCCTTCTACTTCACT attCCTCAGAACCTCCCATGTTCAGTCACTTTACAGCCCGGTCCAGAGGACACCGGGAAG GCCTGCGGCGTGGACTTTGAGATCAGAGCTTTCTGTGCCAAGTCAATAGAAGAGAAGATCCACAAGAG GAACTCGGTGCGTCTGGTGATCAGGAAGGTCCAGTACGCTCCGGAGAAGCCCGGTCCTCAGCCGATGGTGGAGACGACCCGCAGCTTCCTGATGTCTGACAGATCCCTACACCTGGAGGCCTCTCTGGACAAGGAG CTGTATTACCACGGAGAGCCCATCAGCGTCAACGTTCACGTCACCAACAACTCCACCAAGACCGTCAAGAGAGTCAAGATCTCCG TGCGTCAGTATGCAGATATCTGCCTGTTCAGTACTGCCCAGTATAAATGTCCAGTGGCCCAGCTGGAGGCAGA TGACCAGGTGTCGTCCAGCTCCACCTTCTGTAAGGTGTACACTCTGACCCCGACGCTCGACAAGAACCGAGAGAAGAGAGGACTCGCTCTGGACGGGAAGCTGAAACACGAAGACACCAACCTGGCCTCCTCcaccat agTGAAGGATGTCACCAACAAGGAGGTTCTGGGGATTCTGGTGTCCTACAGAGTCAAAGTCAAGCTGGTGGTCTCACGTGGAGg gGACGTGTCGGTGGAGCTGCCGTTCATCTTAATGCATCCTAAACCCGTGGAGCCGCCGCTGTCCCGCCCGCAGTCAG ctgTGCCAGAGATGGACCCCCCCATCGACACCAATTTGATAGAATTCGACACAAA CAGCATCTCCCAGGACGACGACTTCGTCTTCGAGGACTTCGCCCGTCTGCGGCTCAAAGGCGTCGTGGACGACAAAGACGAGGACTGCTAG
- the arrb2a gene encoding arrestin, beta 2a isoform X2 has protein sequence MGDKAGTRVFKKSSPNCKVTVYLGKRDFVDHLDHVDAVDGVILVDPEYLKDRKVFVTLTCAFRYGREDLDVLGLSFRKDLYISTFQAFPPVPEEKKPNSRLQERLLKKLGQHAHPFYFTIPQNLPCSVTLQPGPEDTGKACGVDFEIRAFCAKSIEEKIHKRNSVRLVIRKVQYAPEKPGPQPMVETTRSFLMSDRSLHLEASLDKELYYHGEPISVNVHVTNNSTKTVKRVKISVRQYADICLFSTAQYKCPVAQLEADDQVSSSSTFCKVYTLTPTLDKNREKRGLALDGKLKHEDTNLASSTIVKDVTNKEVLGILVSYRVKVKLVVSRGGLLRGMLDRDVSVELPFILMHPKPVEPPLSRPQSAVPEMDPPIDTNLIEFDTNSISQDDDFVFEDFARLRLKGVVDDKDEDC, from the exons AGTTTTCAAGAAGTCGAGCCCCAACTGTAAG GTGACAGTGTACCTGGGAAAGAGAGACTTTGTGGATCACCTGGACCACGTGGACGCAGTAG ATGGCGTGATCCTCGTCGACCCCGAGTACCTGAAGGACAGGAAAG TCTTCGTCACGCTCACCTGTGCGTTCCGATATGGCCGTGAGGACCTGGACGTCCTGGGTCTGTCCTTCAGGAAGGATCTCTACATATCCACCTTCCAG gCCTTCCCTCCGGTGCCGGAGGAGAAGAAACCCAACAGCCGGCTGCAGGAGAGGCTGCTGAAGAAACTGGGCCAGCATGCACACCCCTTCTACTTCACT attCCTCAGAACCTCCCATGTTCAGTCACTTTACAGCCCGGTCCAGAGGACACCGGGAAG GCCTGCGGCGTGGACTTTGAGATCAGAGCTTTCTGTGCCAAGTCAATAGAAGAGAAGATCCACAAGAG GAACTCGGTGCGTCTGGTGATCAGGAAGGTCCAGTACGCTCCGGAGAAGCCCGGTCCTCAGCCGATGGTGGAGACGACCCGCAGCTTCCTGATGTCTGACAGATCCCTACACCTGGAGGCCTCTCTGGACAAGGAG CTGTATTACCACGGAGAGCCCATCAGCGTCAACGTTCACGTCACCAACAACTCCACCAAGACCGTCAAGAGAGTCAAGATCTCCG TGCGTCAGTATGCAGATATCTGCCTGTTCAGTACTGCCCAGTATAAATGTCCAGTGGCCCAGCTGGAGGCAGA TGACCAGGTGTCGTCCAGCTCCACCTTCTGTAAGGTGTACACTCTGACCCCGACGCTCGACAAGAACCGAGAGAAGAGAGGACTCGCTCTGGACGGGAAGCTGAAACACGAAGACACCAACCTGGCCTCCTCcaccat agTGAAGGATGTCACCAACAAGGAGGTTCTGGGGATTCTGGTGTCCTACAGAGTCAAAGTCAAGCTGGTGGTCTCACGTGGAGg GCTGCTGAGAGGCATGTTGGACAG gGACGTGTCGGTGGAGCTGCCGTTCATCTTAATGCATCCTAAACCCGTGGAGCCGCCGCTGTCCCGCCCGCAGTCAG ctgTGCCAGAGATGGACCCCCCCATCGACACCAATTTGATAGAATTCGACACAAA CAGCATCTCCCAGGACGACGACTTCGTCTTCGAGGACTTCGCCCGTCTGCGGCTCAAAGGCGTCGTGGACGACAAAGACGAGGACTGCTAG
- the arrb2a gene encoding arrestin, beta 2a isoform X4: protein MGDKAGTRVFKKSSPNCKVTVYLGKRDFVDHLDHVDAVDGVILVDPEYLKDRKVFVTLTCAFRYGREDLDVLGLSFRKDLYISTFQAFPPVPEEKKPNSRLQERLLKKLGQHAHPFYFTIPQNLPCSVTLQPGPEDTGKACGVDFEIRAFCAKSIEEKIHKRNSVRLVIRKVQYAPEKPGPQPMVETTRSFLMSDRSLHLEASLDKELYYHGEPISVNVHVTNNSTKTVKRVKISVRQYADICLFSTAQYKCPVAQLEADDQVSSSSTFCKVYTLTPTLDKNREKRGLALDGKLKHEDTNLASSTIVKDVTNKEVLGILVSYRVKVKLVVSRGGDVSVELPFILMHPKPVEPPLSRPQSAVPEMDPPIDTNLIEFDTNSISQDDDFVFEDFARLRLKGVVDDKDEDC, encoded by the exons AGTTTTCAAGAAGTCGAGCCCCAACTGTAAG GTGACAGTGTACCTGGGAAAGAGAGACTTTGTGGATCACCTGGACCACGTGGACGCAGTAG ATGGCGTGATCCTCGTCGACCCCGAGTACCTGAAGGACAGGAAAG TCTTCGTCACGCTCACCTGTGCGTTCCGATATGGCCGTGAGGACCTGGACGTCCTGGGTCTGTCCTTCAGGAAGGATCTCTACATATCCACCTTCCAG gCCTTCCCTCCGGTGCCGGAGGAGAAGAAACCCAACAGCCGGCTGCAGGAGAGGCTGCTGAAGAAACTGGGCCAGCATGCACACCCCTTCTACTTCACT attCCTCAGAACCTCCCATGTTCAGTCACTTTACAGCCCGGTCCAGAGGACACCGGGAAG GCCTGCGGCGTGGACTTTGAGATCAGAGCTTTCTGTGCCAAGTCAATAGAAGAGAAGATCCACAAGAG GAACTCGGTGCGTCTGGTGATCAGGAAGGTCCAGTACGCTCCGGAGAAGCCCGGTCCTCAGCCGATGGTGGAGACGACCCGCAGCTTCCTGATGTCTGACAGATCCCTACACCTGGAGGCCTCTCTGGACAAGGAG CTGTATTACCACGGAGAGCCCATCAGCGTCAACGTTCACGTCACCAACAACTCCACCAAGACCGTCAAGAGAGTCAAGATCTCCG TGCGTCAGTATGCAGATATCTGCCTGTTCAGTACTGCCCAGTATAAATGTCCAGTGGCCCAGCTGGAGGCAGA TGACCAGGTGTCGTCCAGCTCCACCTTCTGTAAGGTGTACACTCTGACCCCGACGCTCGACAAGAACCGAGAGAAGAGAGGACTCGCTCTGGACGGGAAGCTGAAACACGAAGACACCAACCTGGCCTCCTCcaccat agTGAAGGATGTCACCAACAAGGAGGTTCTGGGGATTCTGGTGTCCTACAGAGTCAAAGTCAAGCTGGTGGTCTCACGTGGAGg gGACGTGTCGGTGGAGCTGCCGTTCATCTTAATGCATCCTAAACCCGTGGAGCCGCCGCTGTCCCGCCCGCAGTCAG ctgTGCCAGAGATGGACCCCCCCATCGACACCAATTTGATAGAATTCGACACAAA CAGCATCTCCCAGGACGACGACTTCGTCTTCGAGGACTTCGCCCGTCTGCGGCTCAAAGGCGTCGTGGACGACAAAGACGAGGACTGCTAG